From a single Cyclobacterium marinum DSM 745 genomic region:
- a CDS encoding pyridoxal-phosphate dependent enzyme, with amino-acid sequence MKKQPNITAKSIREARERIDHMVHYTPVLHSEAISKVAGCDLVFKCENFQKVGAFKARGAANAVLKMSPEERRKGVATHSSGNHAAALARAAQVANIPSYIVMPSSAPQVKRNAVEGYGGIVIECEPNLKAREEGLKAVVNQYGATFIPPYDHIDVVEGQATCALELLETYRSLDFLIAPVGGGGLLAGTALATKFYSPNTKIIGAEPEGANDAKMSFEAGYRIPVQTPNTIADGLLTSLGKLNFEIIFKNVDYILTVSDQEIISAMRLIYERMKIVIEPSSAVPLAVVLKNKNLFANQNVGIILSGGNVDLAGLPFKSS; translated from the coding sequence ATGAAGAAACAGCCAAATATAACAGCCAAAAGTATTCGAGAAGCAAGAGAAAGAATTGATCATATGGTTCATTATACGCCTGTTTTGCATTCTGAAGCTATCAGCAAAGTGGCAGGGTGTGATTTGGTTTTTAAATGTGAAAACTTTCAAAAAGTCGGTGCTTTTAAAGCAAGAGGAGCAGCCAATGCTGTGCTTAAAATGTCTCCCGAGGAAAGGAGGAAGGGAGTGGCCACCCATTCTTCCGGTAACCATGCTGCAGCCTTGGCTCGAGCTGCACAGGTTGCAAATATTCCATCCTATATCGTGATGCCTTCAAGTGCCCCACAGGTAAAAAGAAATGCAGTGGAGGGTTACGGTGGAATAGTAATTGAGTGTGAACCTAACTTAAAGGCAAGGGAAGAAGGTTTAAAAGCTGTGGTAAACCAATATGGAGCCACTTTTATACCTCCTTATGACCATATCGATGTGGTGGAAGGTCAGGCTACTTGCGCCTTGGAGCTTTTGGAGACTTATCGTTCTCTAGATTTTTTAATCGCCCCCGTCGGTGGAGGTGGTTTATTGGCGGGTACGGCATTGGCTACAAAATTTTACTCACCAAATACCAAAATCATTGGGGCAGAACCAGAGGGTGCTAACGATGCAAAGATGTCATTTGAAGCCGGTTATAGAATTCCTGTTCAAACACCTAATACCATTGCTGATGGTTTGCTTACTTCATTAGGAAAGTTGAATTTTGAAATTATCTTCAAAAATGTTGACTATATACTTACCGTATCAGACCAAGAAATCATATCAGCCATGCGCCTGATATATGAGCGTATGAAAATTGTGATTGAACCAAGTAGTGCTGTGCCTTTGGCTGTTGTTCTGAAAAATAAAAATCTATTTGCTAATCAAAATGTGGGCATTATCCTTTCAGGAGGTAATGTAGATTTAGCCGGCTTGCCTTTTAAATCTTCTTGA
- a CDS encoding peptidoglycan DD-metalloendopeptidase family protein — protein MSINHLEFYPIMGEELNGNNTISLDMSTTNLELKEIDLLDTHAFEHYINNQLVQNKKVYGIGGYLEMRNIYQRSRVFEDSSASKFRNIHLGIDIWSTSGKAVHCPINGTLHSFRDNKGFGNYGPTIILMHSFHGELIYSLYGHLSHIDLQHLKVGQIFEKGEKIGHLGSSFENGNWPPHLHFQLIKNLKGESGDYPGVCSSSQKDWYKKNCPDPTAWLGFQAENVNRKTHNEFYN, from the coding sequence ATGTCAATAAATCACCTGGAATTTTACCCTATCATGGGAGAAGAGTTGAATGGAAACAACACCATTTCGCTAGACATGAGTACAACCAATTTGGAGTTAAAGGAAATTGATCTTTTAGACACCCATGCTTTTGAGCATTATATCAACAACCAATTGGTCCAAAACAAAAAAGTGTATGGCATCGGCGGGTATTTAGAAATGCGTAACATTTACCAAAGAAGCAGGGTTTTTGAGGACAGTTCAGCAAGTAAATTTCGAAACATCCACCTAGGAATAGACATTTGGTCTACTTCCGGAAAAGCAGTCCATTGCCCGATAAATGGTACCCTTCACAGTTTCCGAGACAATAAAGGTTTTGGCAATTATGGTCCTACAATAATACTCATGCATTCATTTCATGGGGAATTAATTTACAGTCTTTATGGACATTTAAGTCATATAGACCTGCAACATTTAAAAGTGGGGCAGATCTTTGAAAAAGGAGAAAAAATTGGACATTTAGGATCGTCCTTTGAAAATGGGAACTGGCCTCCTCACCTGCACTTTCAATTGATAAAAAATTTAAAAGGAGAATCAGGAGACTATCCGGGAGTATGCTCAAGCTCACAAAAAGATTGGTACAAAAAAAACTGCCCGGACCCAACAGCATGGCTTGGATTTCAAGCTGAGAATGTCAATAGAAAAACACATAATGAATTCTATAATTAA